A single Rattus norvegicus strain BN/NHsdMcwi chromosome 5, GRCr8, whole genome shotgun sequence DNA region contains:
- the Ptprdl gene encoding uncharacterized protein Ptprdl, whose product MTIREKCYLQKFLMQRYSALRDPLNLSGADESVTPPHFREQDQRAVLLTRAAALLSSGTEESSFPFFQCNQELSFYSRVRAQLQTGRARATAGSAHSASVGCSASASLKVVSACARAVREGGGALRARGSRRRRGECPQVRRCARAGRGGADQAAAAGGSARDAGARTPLAGLLALAHRRSHPAPRAARAHLHFLNEPLDGCGGAAAAGRTGGGRQAAEATETRSRVARPCPDHRLSMESTLRLPGAGQRQASCLC is encoded by the exons ATGACAATCCGAGAGAAATGCTACCTGCAAAAGTTTTTGATGCAGCGATATTCAGCCTTAAGAGATCCCTTAAACCTGTCAGGAGCTGATGAGTCTGTCACA CCGCCTCACTTTAGAGAGCAAGACCAGAGAGCAGTTTTACTTACTAGGGCAGCCGCTCTGCTTTCCTCGGGAACAGAGgagtcttccttccctttcttccagtGCAACCAAGAACTGTCTTTCTATTCCAGGGTCCGGGCTCAACTGCAGACAGGGAGAGCAAGGGCTACAGCTGGCAGCGCTCACTCGGCATCGGTGGGCTGCAGCGCTTCGGCTTCTTTAAAAGTGGTATCTGCGTGTGCGAGGGCGGTGCGGGAGGGTGGCGGCGCACTCAGAGCCCGCGGGTCCCGCAGACGCCGGGGCGAGTGCCCGCAGGTGCGGCGGTGCGcgcgggcggggcggggcggggcggacCAGGCGGCTGCGGCGGGAGGGAGCGCCCGGGATGCTGGGGCTCGCACTCCGCTGGCTGGCTTGCTCGCGCTCGCGCACAGGCGCTCGCACCCGGCCCCGCGCGCCGCCCGCGCTCACCTGCATTTCCTTAACGAGCCACTTGATGGCTGCGGCGGCGCGGCCGCGGCGGGCAGGACCGGCGGGGGGCGGCAGGCTGCCGAGGCGACGGAGACCCGATCCCGGGTGGCCAGGCCTTGCCCTGACCACAGGCTCAGCATGGAGAGCACCCTCCGACTACCGGGTGCTGGACAGCGCCAGGCCAG